The Nostoc sp. 'Peltigera membranacea cyanobiont' N6 genome contains the following window.
GCGAGCAGTATCAGATTGCAGTGGTGACGAATGATATCTATACTCAGGAGGATGCTCAGTTTTTAGTGCGTTCTCAGGCGTTGGCAAGCGATCGCATTTTGGGTGTAGAAACTGGTGGTTGTCCTCACACTGCCATCCGTGAAGATGCTTCGATGAATTTGGCGGCAATTGAACAGTTAGAAGAACGTTTTATCGATTTGAATTTGGTATTTTTGGAAAGTGGTGGCGATAATTTGGCTGCTACCTTTAGTCCAGAATTGGTAGATTTAACAATTTACGTCATCGATGTTGCAGCTGGTGATAAAATTCCCCGCAAAGGTGGGCCAGGTATTACCAAGTCTGATTTGTTGGTGATTAATAAAACAGATTTAGCACCTTATGTTGGTGCAGATTTAAGCGTGATGGAACGAGATGCTAAAAAAATGCGCGGCGAAAAACCTTTTATTTTTACTAATTTAAAAACTCAGTCGGGACTTGCAGATGTAATT
Protein-coding sequences here:
- the ureG gene encoding urease accessory protein UreG, whose amino-acid sequence is MNAFRVGVAGPVGSGKTALVDALCKALREQYQIAVVTNDIYTQEDAQFLVRSQALASDRILGVETGGCPHTAIREDASMNLAAIEQLEERFIDLNLVFLESGGDNLAATFSPELVDLTIYVIDVAAGDKIPRKGGPGITKSDLLVINKTDLAPYVGADLSVMERDAKKMRGEKPFIFTNLKTQSGLADVINFVCKNIF